From a single Triplophysa rosa linkage group LG1, Trosa_1v2, whole genome shotgun sequence genomic region:
- the tmem88b gene encoding transmembrane protein 88 b, with translation MSLNSTLEKGAHHQVLDLSEELPNNSHHHHSTLQNTHSHSSNAPAGTPVSGSGVVVPPPYSAAEARGGNAPLELRGSLDCWACSVLVTAQNLVITAINACLAGLVFGLILTPAIVMVVFGFLCHSTVRPHGTTSYCSDLLTDGGCVALLVVGFLLVTPLLVLALAAYCRLAHHLQLGLCFIPYSRAVYKNLPATQHRALGGGCCGQRAGKGGGKVWV, from the exons ATGAGCTTAAACAGCACACTGGAGAAGGGGGCTCATCACCAGGTCCTCGATCTCTCGGAGGAGCTTCCAAACAACAGCCACCACCACCACTCAACCCTCCAGAACACACACTCCCACTCGTCCAATGCGCCAGCTGGAACCCCAGTCAGCGGCTCTGGGGTGGTTGTGCCTCCACCTTACTCTGCAGCAGAGGCCAGAGGAGGCAATGCTCCACTTGAGCTGCGAGGCTCTCTTGACTGCTGGGCATGTTCGGTGTTAGTGACAGCACAGAACCTGGTGATCACGGCCATCAATGCCTGCCTGGCTGGGTTGGTTTTTGGGCTGATCCTTACGCCTGCTATTGTCATGGTGGTGTTCGGCTTTCTCTGCCATTCAACG GTGCGCCCACATGGTACAACCTCGTACTGCTCAGACCTGCTTACCGATGGTGGTTGTGTGGCGTTGCTGGTTGTTGGTTTCTTGCTGGTGACTCCACTCCTGGTTCTGGCTTTGGCTGCGTACTGCCGGCTTGCACATCACCTTCAGCTGGGTCTGTGTTTTATCCCTTACAGCCGTGCCGTCTACAAGAACCTTCCTGCTACCCAGCACCGTGCTCTAGGAGGGGGTTGCTGTGGACAGAGAGCTGGGAAAGGAGGGGGAAAGGTGTGGGTGTAG